The Acaryochloris marina S15 genome contains the following window.
AGATACTTTTTTACAGTGTTGTAAGCTAAACCTGACTCTCGACTTATTTTTCCTTTGGAATAACCTTTTTTTCGCATTTTTATAAGCTTTGGTTTGTACTGCTCAAATTTACTAGGTCTTCCTAACTTCTTACCCTGAGTTTTTACCCTTGCTAGTCCGGCCTTAGTGCGCTCGGAAATTTTCACGGCTTCCTGTTGAGCTAGGTAAGATAAGACGGCAATCAATATATGAGCAACTAATTCGTTATCCGTATCTAGTAAGGGTTCAGTGAGACTTTTGAACCGGACACTTAGCTGGTTAAGTTGCTGGAGGTAATAAATGGTTTTCTGAATGCCTTCACGAGTGAAACGGTCTAGCGACCAAAATAGTACCAAATCAAACTTTCGTCTAGCAGCATCGTCAAATAACCTGCTAAATTCACCACGTTCTCGCCTACCCTTCCGGCCAGATTCATAATCTAGATAGATATCATAAATATCCCAGCTCTGTCGATCACAAAATTCTTGTAACTGTAATAACTGATTATCAGTTTCTTGTCCCTTGTTCGCTGTAGAGACACGTAAGTAAATTGCAACTTGAATTTTGTGATTGCGTTTAGACATGCCCAGACCATATCAAAAAAGGGTCCTTTTTTGATGGGTGTTAGCAACGTGTCTAAATTACGAATTTATAGGGGTTTGACTGTTCTAGAATTCGCACCCCTTTTTTGATAGGTGTTGGCTTCAATTTTTGTGGTCTAATCGGTAACCAAGAGCATGCATGATGGCATTGACACACTCGAATTTCGGATTACCTTGCTCCGAAAGAGCTTTTTGCAAACCCTTTCTCTTCATCCCGGCAGCAACTGCAGTTTCTGTGCTACCCCGTGCGCATGCTACGGTACGGAGAGAAGCTAGAAGCGCTCCGATATTTTCATCTTTGGCATATTCCTCAAAGATGACAGAAATGTATTCCTCGATTTCCTCGGGATGCTGGCGAAAATAATCGTTCTCGATCTGATCAAGAGTCCTAAGTTTATGCATTATCTAGATAATCTCTCCAGTAATTCCTCGTTTTTTTGATGTCTTGGGTCTGAGTGCTCTTATCTCACAAAGAATGATCGCAATTGTGCTTCTGTCCTCCCCGAAATAAACTCTGTATCAAGTAGGACCAGCAGGGGCATCTGAACAGAAAGTTACGGTTTTGAATTTTTAGGAATTCTCGCACTGATCTTCTTGGGATTAAGGCTTGATCCTGCCTGGTCTGCTTCAATTTCTGTATCCACTATTAA
Protein-coding sequences here:
- a CDS encoding recombinase family protein encodes the protein MSKRNHKIQVAIYLRVSTANKGQETDNQLLQLQEFCDRQSWDIYDIYLDYESGRKGRRERGEFSRLFDDAARRKFDLVLFWSLDRFTREGIQKTIYYLQQLNQLSVRFKSLTEPLLDTDNELVAHILIAVLSYLAQQEAVKISERTKAGLARVKTQGKKLGRPSKFEQYKPKLIKMRKKGYSKGKISRESGLAYNTVKKYLKALDL
- a CDS encoding addiction module antidote protein, which produces MHKLRTLDQIENDYFRQHPEEIEEYISVIFEEYAKDENIGALLASLRTVACARGSTETAVAAGMKRKGLQKALSEQGNPKFECVNAIMHALGYRLDHKN